The Polymorphobacter megasporae genome window below encodes:
- a CDS encoding SPFH domain-containing protein: protein MADLATTGDGGTYLEPRRSPGRRLGWIAGAVVLVIVAFMFLSNAFFRVLPGYVGIRVNNIGSDAGVVSHALPVGWYFAAPGVNFYEYPVFTRTYSWTSSKTEQNVVDESFGFQDKNGLGLRADIAVAYHVDPLRAPILFQRYRADMDAIIAGPLRNAIRNAIVERASGLGVEQIYGPQKAALVNDALRDVQAYFTPVGLQVEQLYWAGNIIVPDAVLAQINAKIANEQQALAAQANIATATADAQARVAKAKGDAEAIQVEAEAIRTNPEIVKLRAVEKWDGHLPTYTGGGAPLPFVDVK, encoded by the coding sequence ATGGCTGATCTGGCGACGACCGGCGACGGCGGGACATATCTCGAACCGCGGCGGTCGCCAGGGCGACGGCTCGGCTGGATTGCCGGGGCGGTGGTGCTGGTGATCGTTGCGTTCATGTTCCTGTCGAACGCTTTTTTCCGCGTGCTGCCCGGCTATGTCGGCATCCGCGTCAACAACATCGGCTCGGACGCCGGCGTCGTCAGCCACGCGCTGCCGGTCGGCTGGTATTTTGCCGCGCCGGGGGTCAATTTCTACGAATATCCGGTGTTCACCCGCACATATAGCTGGACCTCGTCGAAGACCGAGCAGAACGTCGTCGACGAAAGCTTCGGCTTCCAGGACAAGAACGGCCTCGGGCTGCGCGCCGACATCGCCGTTGCGTACCACGTCGACCCGTTGCGCGCGCCGATCCTGTTCCAGCGCTACCGCGCCGACATGGACGCGATCATCGCCGGACCGCTGCGCAACGCGATCCGCAACGCGATCGTCGAGCGCGCGTCGGGGCTCGGCGTCGAACAGATCTACGGCCCGCAGAAGGCGGCGCTGGTCAACGATGCACTGAGAGACGTCCAAGCGTATTTCACACCGGTCGGGCTCCAGGTCGAGCAGCTGTACTGGGCGGGCAACATCATCGTTCCCGACGCGGTTCTCGCGCAGATCAACGCCAAGATCGCCAACGAGCAGCAGGCGCTCGCGGCACAGGCGAACATCGCCACCGCGACCGCCGACGCGCAGGCACGCGTGGCAAAGGCGAAGGGCGACGCCGAGGCGATCCAGGTCGAAGCCGAGGCGATCCGCACCAACCCCGAGATCGTCAAGCTGCGCGCGGTCGAGAAGTGGGACGGTCACCTGCCGACGTACACCGGGGGCGGGGCGCCGCTGCCCTTTGTCGATGTGAAGTAG
- a CDS encoding HIT domain-containing protein produces the protein MPVDALAPYDPTNVFARILRDEIPSRRVYEDDFAIAFHDLAPQAPVHILVIPRGPYVSWADFSVKASDAEIAGFVRAVGTVARQQGLEAPGYRLLSNAGVHAHQEVPHLHVHIFGGTQMGVMLPR, from the coding sequence ATGCCCGTCGATGCACTCGCCCCCTATGACCCGACCAATGTCTTCGCGCGCATCCTCCGCGACGAGATCCCGTCGCGGCGGGTATACGAGGACGACTTCGCGATCGCCTTCCACGACCTCGCGCCCCAGGCCCCGGTCCACATCCTCGTCATCCCGCGCGGGCCGTATGTGTCGTGGGCCGACTTCAGCGTGAAGGCGTCGGATGCCGAGATCGCCGGGTTCGTCCGCGCGGTCGGCACGGTGGCGCGGCAGCAGGGGCTCGAGGCACCGGGCTATCGCCTGCTGTCGAACGCCGGGGTGCACGCGCATCAGGAGGTCCCGCACCTCCACGTTCACATCTTCGGCGGCACGCAGATGGGCGTAATGCTGCCGCGCTAG
- a CDS encoding phosphoribosyl-ATP diphosphatase codes for MDQLAKASADQFDRLLAAVVERREGDPASSYVAKLTAKGRAKIAQKLGEEAVETVIAAMGDDRAALVGEATDLIFHLAVLLADAGLTFDDLRTELLRREGVSGLAEKAGRKP; via the coding sequence ATGGATCAGCTCGCCAAGGCGTCAGCCGACCAATTCGACCGCCTGCTCGCCGCCGTTGTCGAGCGCCGCGAGGGCGATCCGGCATCGTCGTACGTCGCCAAGCTCACCGCCAAGGGTCGCGCCAAGATCGCGCAGAAACTCGGCGAGGAAGCGGTCGAGACCGTCATCGCGGCGATGGGCGACGACCGCGCCGCGCTGGTCGGTGAAGCGACCGACTTGATCTTCCACCTCGCCGTCCTCCTCGCCGACGCCGGCCTGACCTTCGACGACCTCCGCACCGAACTGCTCCGCCGCGAAGGCGTCTCGGGACTGGCGGAAAAAGCGGGACGCAAACCCTAA
- the hisF gene encoding imidazole glycerol phosphate synthase subunit HisF — protein MTLSVRVIPCLDVADGRVVKGVNFARLTDAGDPVEAARVYDAAGADELIFLDITATHEERGTILDIVRRTASVCFMPLTVGGGVRTVDDVRALLLSGADKVGVNSAAVARPALIGELSRHFGEQCITVAVDAKAVSPGRWEVFTHGGRRATGIDAVAYCIEAAKLGAGEILLTSMDRDGTKCGYDIALTRAVSDAVPVPVIASGGVGGVGDLVEGVVDGHASAVLAASIFHFGEATIAAAKARMADAGIRVRTV, from the coding sequence ATGACCCTCTCCGTCCGCGTCATCCCGTGCCTCGACGTCGCCGACGGGCGGGTTGTCAAGGGCGTCAACTTCGCCCGGCTGACCGACGCCGGCGATCCGGTCGAGGCGGCGCGGGTGTATGACGCCGCCGGGGCCGACGAGCTGATCTTCCTCGACATCACCGCAACCCACGAGGAACGCGGAACAATCCTCGACATCGTCCGCCGCACAGCGAGCGTCTGCTTCATGCCGCTGACCGTCGGCGGCGGCGTCCGCACCGTCGACGACGTTCGCGCGCTCCTGCTCAGCGGCGCCGACAAGGTCGGGGTCAACTCGGCTGCGGTCGCCCGCCCCGCGCTGATCGGCGAGCTGTCGCGGCATTTCGGCGAGCAATGCATCACCGTCGCGGTCGACGCGAAAGCGGTCTCGCCGGGGCGGTGGGAGGTGTTCACCCACGGCGGGCGGCGCGCTACGGGCATCGACGCGGTCGCCTATTGCATCGAGGCGGCGAAGCTCGGCGCGGGCGAAATCCTGCTGACGAGCATGGACCGCGACGGCACCAAGTGCGGCTATGACATCGCGCTGACCCGCGCGGTCTCCGACGCTGTCCCAGTGCCGGTGATCGCGAGCGGCGGCGTCGGCGGGGTCGGCGACCTCGTCGAGGGCGTCGTCGACGGCCACGCCAGCGCGGTGCTGGCCGCGTCGATCTTCCACTTCGGCGAAGCGACGATCGCCGCCGCCAAGGCGCGGATGGCCGACGCCGGCATCCGCGTGCGGACGGTGTGA
- the hisA gene encoding 1-(5-phosphoribosyl)-5-[(5-phosphoribosylamino)methylideneamino]imidazole-4-carboxamide isomerase, with translation MTSFTIYPAIDLKGGQVVRLAEGDMARATVYADDPAAQARRFHDDGATALHVVDLDGAFAGSGVNSAAVERIVAAFPGRVQVGGGIRSRADIDRWLALGVARVVMGTAALDDPDLVRAAAKAAPGCIIVAVDARGGMVATRGWASVSTVAVADLALRFEDAGVAALLFTDVGRDGLLKGVNVEATAALAATCSLPVIASGGVAGSGDITALRRHANIEGVIVGRAIYDGRLTLPDALRLAA, from the coding sequence ATGACGAGCTTCACCATCTACCCGGCGATCGACCTCAAGGGCGGGCAGGTCGTCCGCCTCGCCGAGGGCGATATGGCGCGCGCGACTGTCTACGCCGACGACCCCGCCGCCCAGGCCCGCCGCTTCCACGACGACGGCGCGACCGCGCTCCACGTCGTCGATCTCGACGGCGCGTTTGCCGGGAGCGGGGTCAATAGCGCCGCGGTCGAGCGCATCGTCGCCGCCTTCCCCGGACGCGTTCAGGTCGGCGGCGGGATCCGCAGCCGCGCCGATATCGACCGCTGGCTGGCACTCGGCGTCGCCCGCGTCGTCATGGGCACCGCCGCGCTCGACGATCCCGATCTCGTCCGTGCCGCCGCGAAGGCCGCCCCCGGATGCATCATCGTTGCGGTCGACGCGCGAGGCGGGATGGTCGCGACTCGCGGCTGGGCGAGCGTCTCGACCGTCGCCGTCGCCGACCTCGCGCTGCGCTTCGAGGATGCCGGGGTCGCCGCATTGCTGTTTACCGATGTCGGCCGCGACGGGCTCCTCAAAGGCGTCAACGTCGAGGCGACCGCCGCGCTCGCCGCCACGTGCTCGCTGCCGGTGATCGCGAGCGGCGGCGTCGCCGGATCGGGGGACATCACCGCGCTGCGCCGCCACGCCAATATCGAGGGCGTCATCGTCGGCCGCGCGATCTACGACGGGCGGCTGACCCTGCCCGATGCGCTGCGGCTGGCGGCATGA
- the hisH gene encoding imidazole glycerol phosphate synthase subunit HisH, giving the protein MAEQVVVIDYGAGNLCSVDNALRVAVGTDSGATVSVSSDPDVIARADRIVLPGVGAFGQCIGALRSASGIEDAMTQAVKGRGVPFLGICVGMQLLATEGVEHGSHRGLDWLGGTVARIVPDDAALKVPHMGWNTVSLDAAHPALAALTPDAAAYFVHSYAFAVADPAHRLATTDHGGSIAAIVGRDNIIGVQFHPEKSQAYGLAFLRGFLEWRP; this is encoded by the coding sequence ATGGCTGAGCAGGTCGTCGTCATCGATTACGGCGCGGGCAACCTGTGCTCGGTCGATAACGCTCTTCGCGTCGCGGTCGGCACCGACTCGGGCGCGACGGTCAGCGTGTCGAGCGACCCCGACGTCATCGCCCGCGCCGACCGTATCGTTCTCCCCGGCGTCGGCGCGTTCGGCCAGTGCATCGGCGCGCTGCGCAGCGCTTCGGGGATCGAGGATGCGATGACGCAGGCGGTCAAGGGCCGCGGCGTCCCGTTCCTCGGCATCTGCGTCGGGATGCAACTGCTCGCGACCGAGGGCGTCGAGCACGGCAGCCACCGCGGGCTCGACTGGCTCGGCGGCACCGTCGCGCGGATCGTCCCCGACGACGCGGCGCTCAAGGTCCCGCACATGGGGTGGAACACCGTGTCGCTCGACGCCGCCCACCCCGCGCTCGCCGCGCTGACGCCCGACGCGGCGGCATATTTTGTCCACAGCTACGCCTTCGCGGTCGCCGACCCCGCGCACCGCCTCGCGACGACCGATCACGGCGGGTCGATCGCCGCGATCGTCGGGCGCGACAATATCATCGGCGTCCAGTTCCACCCCGAGAAAAGCCAGGCGTACGGCCTCGCCTTTCTCCGCGGCTTCCTCGAGTGGCGACCGTGA
- the hisB gene encoding imidazoleglycerol-phosphate dehydratase HisB, translating to MTTARTATVARATNETSVDVTVNLDGSGVYTVSTGIGFLDHMLEQLSRHSLIDLDVTVKGDLHIDAHHTTEDSGIAIGEAVAKALGDRRGITRYGDALIPMDETLTRVALDISGRPYLVWKTAFSQPRLGEMDTELFKEWFAAFAGSAGITLHIETLYGVNNHHIVESCFKGLARALRTAVSLDPRKLDAIPSTKGTLGGVAANPAPHG from the coding sequence ATGACCACCGCCCGCACCGCCACCGTCGCCCGCGCGACCAACGAGACCAGCGTCGACGTCACCGTCAACCTCGACGGCAGCGGCGTGTATACCGTGTCGACCGGCATCGGCTTCCTCGACCACATGCTCGAGCAATTGTCGCGCCATTCGCTGATCGACCTCGACGTGACGGTGAAGGGCGACCTCCACATCGACGCGCACCACACGACGGAAGACAGCGGCATCGCGATCGGCGAGGCGGTGGCCAAGGCGTTGGGCGACCGGCGCGGGATCACCCGCTACGGCGACGCGCTGATCCCGATGGACGAGACGCTGACCCGCGTTGCGCTCGACATTTCGGGACGCCCGTATCTCGTCTGGAAGACCGCGTTCAGCCAGCCGCGATTGGGCGAGATGGACACCGAATTGTTCAAGGAATGGTTCGCCGCCTTCGCCGGGTCGGCGGGGATCACGCTCCACATCGAGACGCTGTACGGCGTCAACAACCACCACATCGTCGAAAGCTGCTTCAAGGGCCTCGCCCGCGCGCTACGGACGGCAGTCAGCCTCGATCCGCGCAAGCTCGATGCGATCCCGTCGACGAAGGGGACGCTGGGCGGTGTCGCCGCGAATCCAGCCCCGCATGGCTGA